One genomic segment of Bacteroides caccae includes these proteins:
- a CDS encoding YgiQ family radical SAM protein: protein MKDFRLTDWLPTTKKEVELRGWNELDVILFSGDAYVDHPSFGAAVIGRILEAEGLKIAIVPQPNWRDDLRDFKKLGRPRLFFGISAGSMDSMVNKYTANKRLRSEDAYTPDARSDMRPEYPSIVYSQILKKLYPDAPVILGGIEASMRRLSHYDYWQDKVQKSILCDSGADLLIYGMGEKPIVELIRKMKNLLPTEQATLTTNEFKTIVGTIPQTAYLCRAAEWTAAEEDIQLYSHEECLADKKKQASNFRHIEEESNKYAASRITQAVGNKVVVVNPPYPPMSQEELDHSFDLPYTRLPHPKYKGKRIPAYDMIKFSVNIHRGCFGGCAFCTISAHQGKFIVSRSKASILKEVKEVMQLPDFKGYLSDLGGPSANMYQMKGKDEAICKKCKRPSCIHPKVCPNLNSDHRPLLDIYHAVDALPGIKKSFIGSGVRYDLLLHQSKDTATNRSTAEYTRELIASHVSGRLKVAPEHTSDRVLSIMRKPSFEQFETFKKIFDRINREENLRQQLIPYFISSHPGCKEEDMAELAVITKRLDFHLEQVQDFTPTPMTVATEAWYTGFHPYTLEPIFSAKTQREKLAQRQFFFWYKPEERKNIINELRRIGRQDLIDKLYGKKK, encoded by the coding sequence ATGAAAGATTTTCGACTGACTGACTGGTTACCTACAACAAAAAAAGAAGTAGAACTTCGCGGCTGGAATGAATTGGACGTCATTCTTTTCAGCGGTGATGCATACGTAGACCACCCTTCCTTCGGAGCGGCTGTTATCGGACGTATCCTCGAAGCAGAAGGATTAAAAATTGCTATCGTTCCCCAACCAAACTGGCGCGATGACCTGCGTGACTTCAAGAAATTGGGACGCCCCCGTTTATTTTTCGGCATTTCCGCCGGAAGCATGGATTCAATGGTCAATAAATATACTGCCAACAAACGCTTGCGCAGCGAAGACGCTTATACACCGGACGCCCGCTCGGATATGCGCCCGGAATATCCTTCTATCGTTTATAGCCAAATTCTGAAAAAGCTATATCCCGATGCCCCCGTAATATTAGGAGGTATCGAAGCAAGTATGAGACGCTTGAGCCATTACGATTATTGGCAGGACAAAGTACAAAAAAGCATTTTATGTGACAGTGGCGCAGACTTGCTGATCTATGGTATGGGCGAAAAACCTATTGTAGAATTAATCCGCAAAATGAAAAACTTGCTCCCCACAGAACAAGCCACGTTGACAACCAACGAATTTAAAACGATCGTCGGAACAATTCCTCAAACAGCCTATCTTTGCCGTGCAGCAGAATGGACGGCAGCCGAAGAAGACATTCAACTTTATTCTCACGAAGAATGCCTGGCAGACAAGAAGAAGCAGGCAAGCAACTTCCGGCATATTGAAGAAGAATCCAACAAATATGCAGCTTCACGCATCACACAGGCGGTAGGAAACAAAGTGGTAGTAGTCAATCCTCCATACCCTCCGATGAGTCAGGAAGAACTCGACCATTCGTTCGATTTGCCTTATACCCGGCTGCCTCATCCCAAATACAAAGGGAAGAGAATTCCTGCGTATGATATGATTAAATTCTCCGTCAATATTCACCGGGGCTGTTTCGGTGGCTGCGCATTCTGCACCATCTCGGCACACCAAGGGAAATTCATTGTCAGCCGTAGTAAGGCATCTATCTTGAAAGAAGTAAAAGAGGTGATGCAACTACCTGATTTCAAAGGATATTTAAGCGATCTCGGCGGTCCTTCTGCCAATATGTATCAGATGAAAGGAAAAGACGAGGCGATTTGCAAGAAGTGCAAACGCCCCTCATGCATACATCCTAAAGTTTGTCCGAACTTAAATTCAGACCACCGTCCCCTATTGGATATTTATCATGCGGTAGACGCTCTGCCCGGTATTAAGAAATCCTTTATCGGCAGTGGAGTACGCTATGACCTGTTACTACATCAAAGCAAAGATACGGCAACCAATCGCAGTACGGCCGAATATACCCGTGAATTGATAGCCAGTCACGTCAGTGGGCGGTTAAAGGTAGCTCCGGAACATACAAGCGACCGTGTATTGTCCATCATGCGCAAGCCTTCTTTTGAACAGTTTGAAACATTCAAGAAGATATTCGACCGCATCAACCGGGAAGAAAACCTGCGTCAGCAGCTCATTCCCTATTTTATATCTTCACATCCCGGATGCAAAGAAGAAGATATGGCGGAGCTTGCCGTTATCACCAAACGCTTGGACTTCCACTTGGAACAGGTACAGGACTTCACCCCTACTCCTATGACAGTAGCGACTGAGGCTTGGTATACCGGATTTCACCCGTACACACTGGAACCTATCTTCAGTGCTAAAACACAGCGGGAAAAACTTGCCCAACGACAATTCTTCT
- a CDS encoding sulfurtransferase TusA family protein — protein sequence MITVDTRGTTAYSPLIPAIKAMCNAVPGETLEIIMNHADAFQDLKEYLSEQSIGFREIYDGEQLTVQFTIAKK from the coding sequence ATGATTACGGTGGATACCCGGGGAACAACGGCATACAGTCCGTTAATTCCCGCAATCAAAGCCATGTGTAACGCTGTTCCCGGCGAAACGCTAGAAATCATCATGAACCATGCCGACGCATTTCAGGATTTAAAAGAATATCTGTCAGAGCAAAGCATCGGCTTTCGTGAGATCTATGACGGCGAACAGTTGACTGTGCAATTTACAATCGCAAAGAAATAA
- a CDS encoding golvesin C-terminal-like domain-containing protein → MKKIIVFFIYLTMGINILFAQDIESNIKERLTDYFNKYTATAKISTPKLNSFDIDYDRKTIAVYASESFAYQPFRSETVETIYNQVKDLLPGPVHYYQLTIYADGKPIENLVPNLYRNKKKDKERMSLDIDYKGVPWVKNISRPNEVSRGLQDRHIAVWQSHGNYFKNDKNEWGWQRPRLFCTTEDLFTQSFVLPYVIPMLENAGAVVYTPRERDTQKNEIIVDNDTPNASLYLEVGSKKAKWDRASVRGFAQKKTIYQDGENPFADGTCRMISTERKKKKNKDQAFAEWVPTLPATGTYAVYVSYQTLPNSVSDAKYLVFHNGGVTEFKVNQKIGGGTWVYLGTFEFDKGNNDYGMVVLSNESSEHGVVCADAVRFGGGMGNISRGGKISGLPRYLEGARYSAQWAGMPYDVYAGRKGENDYADDINTRSNTINYLSGGSVYNPTQPGLGVPLEMTMALHSDAGYSKTDEIIGSLGIYTTDFNNGKLNMGTDRYASRDLADILLTQIQKDIRSSYNLPWTRRSMWNRNYSETRLPATPSTIIELLSHQNFADMQLGHDPNFKFTVGRAIYKGILQFITSQHDKDYVVQPLPVSNFAIRFGKKKNTLELSWKGEDDPQEPSARPREYIVYTRIGYGGFDNGTLVSKSSYTVKIEPGLVYSFKVTAANRGGESFPSEILSAYKAKREREKVLIINGFDRISGPAVINTPDKAGFDLEQDPGVPYLSNFSFCGVQSGFDRTQAGKEGKGSLGHSSSELEGMKIAGNTFDYPFIHGKAIQATGKYSFVSCSDEAVENGIVTLEDYPIVDYILGLEKEDASTKAYYKTFSSAMQRIISSYCQSGGNILVSGAYVGSDMNGTQGNREFTQRVLKYGYQGSLTDKNSNRINGLGRTISIPRLPNENNYAIPAPDCIVPVDSAFPVFTYAPGNQSAGIAYKGNYRTFVLGFPFESILSEADRAIVMAGILGFFTQK, encoded by the coding sequence ATGAAAAAAATAATAGTGTTCTTCATATATCTGACAATGGGGATTAATATTCTTTTTGCCCAAGACATCGAAAGTAATATAAAAGAGCGGCTAACGGATTATTTCAATAAATATACCGCAACTGCCAAAATCAGCACCCCAAAACTGAATAGCTTCGACATTGATTATGACCGCAAAACAATTGCTGTTTATGCCTCTGAAAGCTTTGCCTACCAACCTTTTCGGTCGGAAACCGTAGAGACTATTTATAATCAAGTAAAAGATTTACTTCCCGGTCCGGTTCATTACTACCAGCTCACTATTTATGCAGACGGCAAGCCGATTGAAAATTTAGTGCCCAACCTTTATCGAAACAAGAAAAAAGATAAGGAACGGATGTCTTTGGACATTGATTATAAAGGAGTTCCCTGGGTGAAAAACATCTCACGCCCCAATGAAGTATCACGCGGGTTACAAGACCGCCATATCGCTGTCTGGCAAAGCCACGGTAATTATTTCAAAAACGATAAAAACGAATGGGGCTGGCAACGCCCCCGCTTGTTCTGCACAACAGAAGATCTGTTCACTCAATCTTTTGTTCTTCCTTATGTAATTCCGATGTTGGAAAATGCAGGCGCCGTTGTCTACACGCCTCGCGAACGGGATACGCAAAAGAATGAAATCATTGTGGATAATGATACGCCTAACGCTTCTCTCTATCTGGAGGTAGGCAGTAAAAAAGCTAAATGGGACAGAGCCTCGGTAAGAGGATTCGCCCAAAAGAAAACAATCTACCAAGATGGGGAAAATCCTTTCGCAGACGGTACTTGCCGAATGATCTCCACAGAAAGAAAGAAAAAGAAGAACAAGGACCAAGCTTTTGCCGAATGGGTACCTACCCTGCCGGCAACCGGAACATACGCTGTTTATGTTTCTTATCAGACATTACCCAACAGCGTAAGTGACGCCAAATATCTTGTCTTTCATAATGGAGGGGTTACGGAATTTAAAGTAAACCAAAAGATAGGCGGAGGAACTTGGGTATACCTCGGCACCTTTGAATTTGACAAAGGCAACAACGATTATGGCATGGTGGTATTGAGTAATGAAAGCAGCGAACATGGTGTAGTATGTGCCGATGCGGTGCGTTTCGGTGGAGGAATGGGTAATATTTCCCGCGGAGGAAAGATAAGCGGATTGCCGCGCTATCTGGAAGGGGCACGCTACTCTGCCCAGTGGGCGGGAATGCCTTACGATGTATATGCCGGGCGTAAAGGCGAGAATGATTATGCGGACGATATCAACACACGCTCCAATACAATCAATTATCTATCGGGAGGTTCTGTTTATAATCCTACGCAACCAGGGCTAGGAGTACCATTGGAAATGACAATGGCACTTCACAGTGATGCCGGATACAGCAAAACGGACGAAATCATCGGTTCGCTCGGCATTTACACTACTGATTTCAATAACGGCAAACTGAATATGGGAACGGACCGGTATGCTTCACGTGATTTGGCGGATATTCTGCTCACACAAATTCAAAAAGATATTCGTTCAAGCTATAATCTCCCTTGGACACGGCGCAGTATGTGGAACCGGAATTATAGCGAGACACGGCTTCCGGCTACGCCTTCCACCATTATCGAGCTGCTTTCACATCAGAACTTTGCCGATATGCAGCTCGGCCATGACCCCAACTTCAAATTCACGGTAGGACGCGCCATTTACAAAGGAATTTTGCAGTTTATTACCAGCCAACATGATAAAGATTATGTGGTACAACCGCTTCCTGTTAGCAACTTTGCTATTCGTTTCGGCAAAAAAAAGAATACGCTGGAACTTTCGTGGAAAGGAGAAGATGACCCGCAGGAGCCTTCAGCACGTCCACGGGAATACATTGTATATACACGCATTGGTTACGGAGGTTTTGACAACGGAACTTTAGTCAGCAAGTCTTCATACACTGTTAAGATAGAGCCGGGACTGGTTTATTCATTCAAAGTAACGGCCGCAAACAGAGGTGGAGAGAGTTTCCCTTCTGAAATACTCTCAGCCTACAAAGCAAAACGTGAACGTGAAAAAGTTTTAATCATCAATGGATTTGATAGGATCAGCGGTCCGGCCGTCATCAATACTCCGGATAAAGCAGGATTCGACTTAGAGCAGGATCCGGGAGTTCCGTATCTGTCGAATTTCTCATTCTGCGGAGTACAAAGCGGATTCGACCGCACACAAGCGGGGAAAGAAGGGAAAGGAAGTTTGGGGCACAGCAGTAGTGAATTGGAAGGAATGAAAATAGCAGGAAATACATTTGATTATCCATTCATTCATGGGAAAGCGATTCAGGCAACCGGAAAATACAGTTTCGTATCATGCAGTGACGAAGCGGTAGAAAACGGAATCGTCACGTTGGAAGATTATCCGATTGTAGATTATATCTTAGGACTTGAGAAAGAGGATGCGTCAACTAAGGCTTATTACAAAACATTTTCTTCGGCAATGCAACGCATTATCTCCAGTTATTGCCAATCCGGCGGAAATATACTTGTGAGTGGTGCATACGTAGGCAGTGACATGAATGGCACGCAAGGAAACAGGGAATTTACACAAAGAGTTCTGAAATATGGGTATCAAGGTAGTCTGACGGACAAAAATTCTAATCGGATCAACGGACTCGGACGCACAATCAGTATTCCCCGATTGCCCAATGAGAACAACTATGCGATCCCCGCTCCGGATTGCATTGTCCCGGTAGATTCCGCATTTCCGGTATTTACTTATGCGCCTGGCAATCAAAGTGCAGGTATTGCCTATAAAGGAAACTATCGTACCTTCGTACTGGGTTTCCCTTTTGAAAGTATCCTGTCGGAAGCAGACCGTGCAATCGTTATGGCAGGCATATTGGGATTCTTTACTCAAAAATAA
- a CDS encoding glucosamine-6-phosphate deaminase: protein MKTNLSSQISLHRVSPRYYRPENAFEKSVLTRLEKIPTDIYESVEEGANYIAREIAQTIREKQKAGRFCVLALPGGNSPSHVYQELIRMHKEEGLSFRNVIVFNMYEYYPLSSDAINSNFNALKEMLLDHIDIDKQNIFTPDGTIAKDTIFEYCRLYEQRIESFGGIDIALLGIGRVGNIAFNEPGSRLNSTTRLILLDNASRNEASKIFGTLDNTPISSITMGVSTILGAKKVYLLAWGENKAAMIKECVEGPISDTIPASYLQTHNNAHVALDLSAAMNLTRIQRPWLVTSCEWNDKLIRSAIVWLCQLTGKPILKLTNKDYNENGLSELLALYGSAYNVNIKIFNDLQHTITGWPGGKPNADDTYRPERAKPYPKRVIIFSPHPDDDVISMGGTLRRLVEQKHEVHVAYETSGNIAVGDEEVVRFMHFINGFNQLFNNSEDQVINEKYAEIRNFLKEKKDGDMDSRDILTIKGLIRRGEARTACTYNNIPLERCHFLDLPFYETGKIQKNPISEADVEIVRNLLREVKPHQIFVAGDLADPHGTHRVCTDAVFAAVDLEKEEGAKWLKDCRIWMYRGAWAEWEIENIEMAVPISPEELRAKRNSILKHQSQMESAPFLGNDERLFWQRSEDRNRGTATLYDQLGLASYEAMEAFVEYIPL, encoded by the coding sequence ATGAAAACAAATCTTAGTTCTCAAATCAGCCTCCACCGGGTCTCCCCCAGATACTACAGACCGGAGAATGCATTTGAAAAATCAGTCTTGACAAGACTCGAAAAAATCCCTACGGACATCTATGAATCTGTAGAAGAAGGGGCTAACTATATTGCTCGAGAAATAGCACAGACCATCCGCGAAAAACAAAAAGCAGGACGTTTCTGCGTATTAGCACTTCCCGGAGGTAATTCACCCAGCCATGTATATCAGGAACTGATCCGTATGCATAAAGAAGAAGGCCTTAGCTTCCGTAACGTGATTGTATTTAATATGTACGAATACTATCCGTTATCTTCTGATGCAATCAACAGTAACTTCAATGCATTGAAAGAGATGTTGTTGGATCATATTGATATTGACAAACAGAATATATTTACTCCTGACGGAACAATCGCCAAAGATACAATCTTCGAATATTGCCGGTTGTATGAACAACGCATTGAAAGTTTCGGAGGAATTGACATTGCTCTGTTAGGTATCGGTCGCGTAGGCAATATCGCATTCAACGAACCGGGTTCCCGACTGAATTCTACCACCCGCCTGATTTTGCTGGATAATGCTTCACGCAATGAAGCATCTAAAATCTTCGGAACGTTGGATAATACGCCGATCAGTTCTATCACAATGGGAGTATCAACTATTCTCGGTGCAAAGAAAGTCTATTTACTTGCGTGGGGTGAAAATAAAGCAGCTATGATTAAAGAATGTGTAGAAGGACCTATCTCTGATACCATTCCTGCATCTTATCTGCAAACTCACAACAATGCCCATGTAGCCCTTGACCTCTCGGCTGCTATGAACTTAACCCGTATCCAACGCCCTTGGCTGGTTACTTCTTGCGAATGGAATGATAAATTAATCCGCAGCGCTATCGTTTGGCTATGCCAGTTGACAGGTAAGCCTATTTTGAAATTAACAAATAAGGATTACAATGAAAACGGTCTGAGCGAACTTCTGGCATTGTATGGTTCGGCATACAATGTGAATATTAAGATATTCAACGATTTGCAACATACTATCACAGGTTGGCCGGGTGGCAAACCGAATGCTGACGATACTTACCGTCCGGAACGTGCCAAACCATATCCGAAACGTGTGATTATCTTCTCTCCGCATCCAGATGATGATGTAATCTCCATGGGTGGAACACTCCGTCGTCTGGTAGAACAGAAACATGAGGTGCACGTAGCTTACGAGACTTCCGGCAATATTGCCGTAGGTGATGAGGAAGTAGTTCGTTTCATGCATTTCATCAACGGATTCAACCAACTCTTCAACAACAGCGAAGACCAGGTTATCAATGAGAAGTATGCAGAAATACGTAACTTCCTGAAAGAAAAGAAAGACGGTGATATGGACAGCCGTGATATACTTACTATCAAAGGCTTGATTCGTCGTGGTGAAGCACGTACCGCTTGTACTTATAACAATATACCACTAGAACGTTGTCACTTCCTCGACTTACCATTCTACGAAACAGGTAAGATTCAGAAGAACCCAATTAGTGAAGCGGATGTGGAAATCGTACGTAACCTGCTTCGTGAAGTGAAACCTCATCAGATTTTTGTAGCCGGTGACCTCGCAGATCCTCACGGAACACACCGTGTATGTACGGACGCCGTATTTGCTGCCGTCGACCTCGAAAAAGAAGAAGGTGCAAAATGGTTGAAAGACTGCCGTATCTGGATGTATCGTGGTGCATGGGCTGAATGGGAAATTGAAAACATTGAAATGGCAGTGCCTATCAGTCCGGAAGAACTTCGTGCAAAACGTAACTCTATCCTGAAACATCAGTCACAAATGGAAAGTGCTCCGTTCCTGGGTAATGACGAACGTTTGTTCTGGCAGCGCAGTGAAGACCGTAATCGTGGCACAGCTACTTTGTACGACCAGTTAGGTCTGGCTTCTTACGAAGCTATGGAAGCATTCGTAGAATATATTCCGCTATAA
- a CDS encoding amidohydrolase — protein MDSIRVSIIQTDIVWENKQENLRLLHEKLQSLRGTTEIVVLPEMFSTGFSMQSQTLAEPNSGKTISTLKQWASLFQLAICGSYIATDNGQFYNRAFFLTPEGEYYFYDKRHLFRMGREAEHFSAGNKRIIIPYHGWNICLLVCYDLRFPVWSRNVKNEYDLLIYVANWPIPRRLAWDALLRARALENQCYVCGVNRTGMDGYHLKYNGGSKIYSAFGEEITSLPDEQEGIATTSLQLGALNRLREKFPVWKDADEFHL, from the coding sequence ATGGATTCCATTCGAGTTTCTATCATACAAACCGATATCGTTTGGGAAAATAAACAAGAAAATCTCCGTTTGCTCCACGAAAAGCTACAAAGCCTCCGTGGAACAACGGAGATTGTTGTTTTACCGGAAATGTTCTCGACAGGGTTCAGTATGCAAAGCCAGACATTAGCAGAGCCCAATTCCGGCAAAACAATCTCTACTTTGAAACAATGGGCATCCTTATTTCAACTGGCTATCTGTGGAAGCTATATTGCCACTGATAACGGACAGTTTTATAACCGTGCTTTCTTCCTCACTCCCGAAGGAGAATACTATTTTTACGATAAACGCCATTTGTTCCGCATGGGACGTGAAGCCGAACACTTTTCCGCAGGTAACAAACGGATCATCATTCCCTATCATGGGTGGAATATCTGCCTGCTTGTATGTTACGATCTCCGTTTTCCTGTGTGGAGCCGGAACGTCAAGAATGAATATGACTTATTAATATATGTAGCAAACTGGCCTATCCCCCGTCGCCTGGCTTGGGACGCTTTGCTCCGAGCACGTGCTTTGGAAAATCAATGTTATGTATGCGGTGTCAACAGAACAGGCATGGACGGATATCATCTTAAATATAATGGAGGAAGCAAAATCTATTCCGCTTTCGGAGAAGAAATAACCTCATTGCCGGACGAACAGGAAGGAATAGCTACGACAAGCCTCCAACTGGGTGCTCTCAACCGGCTCAGGGAAAAGTTTCCGGTTTGGAAAGATGCAGACGAATTTCATCTTTAG
- a CDS encoding 1-acyl-sn-glycerol-3-phosphate acyltransferase — MKKAIYSFIYYRLLGWKTNVTVPNYDKCVICAAPHTTNFDLFIGKLFYGALGRKTSFMMKKEWFFFPLGLIFKAVGGIPVDRGRKTSLVDQMVHHFNECKKFHLAITPEGTRKANPNWKKGFYYISLKAQVPIVLIGIDYEKKTISATKAIMPSGDINKDMREIKLYYKDFKGKHPENFALGEI, encoded by the coding sequence ATGAAGAAAGCAATTTATAGCTTTATCTATTACCGCCTGTTAGGGTGGAAAACAAACGTTACGGTACCTAATTATGATAAATGCGTGATATGTGCCGCACCACACACAACGAACTTTGATTTATTTATTGGAAAACTATTTTACGGTGCTTTAGGCCGCAAGACAAGTTTCATGATGAAAAAAGAATGGTTCTTTTTTCCATTAGGATTAATTTTCAAAGCTGTAGGCGGGATTCCCGTAGATCGTGGACGGAAGACTTCATTGGTAGACCAAATGGTTCACCACTTTAACGAATGCAAAAAGTTTCATCTGGCCATTACCCCCGAAGGAACCCGGAAAGCCAATCCAAACTGGAAAAAAGGATTTTATTATATCTCCCTCAAAGCGCAGGTGCCTATCGTATTGATTGGCATCGACTATGAAAAGAAGACGATTTCGGCAACCAAAGCCATTATGCCTTCGGGAGATATTAATAAAGACATGAGGGAAATCAAGCTCTATTACAAAGATTTCAAAGGAAAACATCCTGAGAACTTTGCTCTTGGAGAAATATGA
- a CDS encoding tyrosine-type DNA invertase cluster 3b — MQKMNKNGFSRCAEMYIERLRKEGRYSTAHVYKNALLSFTTFCGTFNVSFRQVTRGRLRCYGQYLYECGLKPNTVSTYMRMLRSIYNRGVESGSAPYVHRLFHDVYTGVDIRQKKALPVAELHRLLYDDPKSERLRHTQTIAALMFQFCGMSFADLAHLEKSSLDSNVLRYNRIKTKTPMSVEVLDTAKEMINQLRSNQVTPSDCPDYLFDILSGDKKRKDEGAYREYQSALRKFNNRLKDLARVLHLNSPVSSYTLRHSWATTAKYRGVPIEMISESLGHKSIKTTQIYLKGFNLQERTEVNKMNLSYVRNCYVTRGK; from the coding sequence ATGCAAAAAATGAATAAAAATGGATTTAGCCGATGTGCAGAGATGTATATCGAGCGTTTACGGAAAGAAGGACGGTATTCTACGGCGCATGTCTATAAGAATGCCCTTTTATCTTTCACTACGTTTTGCGGTACGTTCAATGTATCGTTCAGGCAAGTGACCCGGGGACGTTTGCGTTGTTATGGGCAGTACCTATATGAATGTGGCTTGAAACCTAATACGGTTTCTACATATATGCGTATGCTTCGCAGCATTTATAATAGAGGAGTAGAATCGGGGAGTGCCCCTTATGTGCACCGATTATTTCACGATGTCTATACAGGGGTGGATATCCGGCAAAAGAAAGCCTTGCCGGTTGCCGAGCTTCACAGGCTTTTGTATGATGATCCCAAATCGGAGCGCTTGCGTCATACACAAACTATTGCTGCTTTGATGTTTCAGTTTTGTGGAATGTCATTTGCCGATTTGGCTCATTTGGAAAAGTCGTCCTTAGACAGTAATGTGCTACGATATAATCGTATCAAGACTAAGACTCCTATGAGTGTGGAAGTACTTGATACTGCGAAGGAAATGATTAATCAGCTTCGAAGTAACCAAGTGACTCCTTCTGACTGTCCCGATTATCTGTTTGATATCCTGTCTGGCGACAAAAAACGGAAAGATGAAGGAGCTTATCGGGAATATCAGTCTGCACTTCGAAAGTTTAATAATCGTTTGAAGGATTTGGCAAGAGTGCTTCATCTAAATTCGCCTGTATCTTCATACACTCTTCGTCACTCTTGGGCAACAACAGCTAAATATCGCGGAGTTCCTATTGAAATGATAAGTGAATCATTAGGCCACAAATCTATAAAAACAACACAAATCTATCTGAAAGGTTTCAATCTGCAAGAACGTACAGAAGTAAATAAAATGAATTTATCTTACGTTAGAAATTGCTATGTAACTAGGGGTAAATAG
- a CDS encoding YjbH domain-containing protein, which translates to MEQTKAVFRNKPFILLKGIILLLIFILTTSLVRAQYSLGSTGQLMIPTAEMQETGTFIGGANYLPEQVTPSVFSFPTMNYFVDMTLFSFIEFTYRMTLLKMTTATGRTGYHNQDRSNTIRIRPLKESRYFPAVVIGGDDLLTEGKTPYWGAYYGVLTKTIGFRSGHQLAITAGWYFHQGDKPVYNKGPFGGVRYTPSFCRELKFMAEYDTHGWNIGAAMRFWKHLSVNVFTREFTCVSAGLRYECTLIH; encoded by the coding sequence ATGGAACAAACTAAAGCTGTTTTCAGGAATAAGCCATTTATTTTATTGAAAGGCATTATTCTACTTCTGATTTTCATATTGACGACCAGTTTGGTTCGTGCACAATACTCCTTGGGATCGACAGGACAATTAATGATACCTACTGCCGAGATGCAGGAAACCGGTACGTTTATAGGAGGAGCAAACTACCTACCCGAGCAAGTTACCCCTTCTGTTTTCAGTTTTCCTACAATGAATTATTTCGTGGATATGACACTGTTTTCTTTCATTGAATTTACTTATCGAATGACATTACTCAAAATGACAACGGCTACGGGAAGAACAGGTTATCACAATCAAGACCGTTCCAATACGATTCGTATTCGTCCGTTAAAAGAAAGCCGTTATTTTCCGGCTGTTGTGATTGGGGGGGATGATCTTCTGACTGAAGGAAAAACTCCATATTGGGGTGCCTACTATGGTGTGCTTACTAAAACAATCGGATTCCGTTCGGGACATCAACTGGCAATTACGGCGGGTTGGTATTTTCATCAGGGTGATAAGCCTGTATATAATAAAGGACCTTTCGGCGGAGTTCGTTATACTCCCTCTTTTTGTCGGGAATTGAAATTCATGGCGGAATATGATACGCATGGTTGGAACATTGGTGCTGCTATGCGCTTTTGGAAGCATCTATCCGTCAACGTGTTTACCCGCGAATTTACATGTGTGTCTGCCGGTTTACGGTATGAATGTACATTAATACATTAA
- a CDS encoding ABC transporter ATP-binding protein, translating to MSITIKNLNKIYPNGNHALKDVNLEIPTGMFGLLGPNGAGKSTLMRILVALMEPTSGQVEICGYDLMKQRKEIRGILGYLPQDFRFFAKYKTYEFLDYAARLSGMTQNRQRKQAVDEMLENVGLFDVRERYANKLSGGMKRRLGIAQALIHHPKVIIVDEPTTGLDPEERIRFRNLLSEVSENDVTIILSTHIVGDISSTCNNMALMNRGEVSFYGSPQDMLKKAEGKVWRIRAGGDQLHEIDKKYPVISTIPSGTAWEVQVVADKVEGYEAEPFPPNLEHAYVYYMENQLNLWTND from the coding sequence ATGAGCATAACTATTAAAAACCTCAATAAGATTTATCCAAATGGAAACCATGCATTGAAAGATGTCAATCTGGAGATTCCTACGGGGATGTTTGGCTTATTGGGTCCCAACGGTGCCGGCAAATCTACTTTAATGCGTATTCTGGTAGCTCTAATGGAGCCAACTTCCGGACAGGTTGAAATCTGTGGATACGATTTGATGAAACAACGGAAAGAAATTCGTGGTATTTTAGGATATCTCCCTCAGGACTTTCGTTTCTTTGCCAAATATAAAACGTATGAGTTTTTGGACTATGCAGCCCGTCTGTCGGGAATGACTCAAAACAGGCAAAGAAAGCAGGCTGTGGATGAAATGCTCGAAAATGTAGGATTGTTTGATGTACGTGAGCGGTATGCTAACAAATTATCAGGAGGCATGAAGCGTCGGTTGGGAATTGCGCAGGCATTGATACATCATCCTAAAGTAATTATTGTAGATGAACCTACTACCGGGCTTGACCCCGAAGAACGTATTCGTTTCCGTAACCTTCTTTCCGAAGTTAGTGAAAATGACGTCACTATTATTTTATCTACCCATATTGTAGGAGATATCTCCAGTACTTGTAACAATATGGCGTTGATGAACCGGGGGGAAGTTTCTTTCTATGGGTCTCCGCAAGATATGTTGAAGAAAGCCGAAGGCAAGGTGTGGAGGATCAGAGCCGGTGGCGATCAATTGCATGAGATTGATAAAAAATATCCGGTCATATCTACTATTCCCTCAGGGACAGCTTGGGAGGTACAGGTGGTTGCCGATAAAGTAGAAGGATACGAAGCGGAGCCATTTCCTCCTAATCTTGAACACGCCTATGTATATTATATGGAGAATCAATTAAACCTTTGGACAAACGACTAA